A window of Nocardiopsis sp. Huas11 genomic DNA:
TGAGGACTCGCCGGTCGGCGACCATCACCTGGCGGTACTCGTCCCAGTCCGGGTGCTCGCCCGCCGCGGTGCGGTAGTAGTCGACCAGTGCCTCGACAGCGGGATCGTCGGGCGCGGTGCCTGGGCCGTGCAGCGTGGCGACGCCTTCGGCGGTGGCCCAGGCCAGCCCGTCCCCGCTGGTGACCTCGAGCGCGGCACGCGGGTCTCTGCGCAGGTTGTGGGTCTTGGCGAGCCCGTCCCGGGTGGAGATCAGGATGACGTCGCGGGCCCTGTCGTAGCTGGGTTGGACCGGGGAGAGCTGTGGCCTGCCGTCGGACCTGAGTGTGGCGAGTACGCCGATCGATCCGGCGGCCAGCAGCTCCCGAAGGTCGTGGTCCCGGCTCATTCCGGGCTCCGGAACCGGCTGATCATCGCGGCGTAGCCCGACTGGCCGAGCCCTTCGGCGACAGCGCGGTCGGCGACCGCCTTGATCTGGCGCGGCAGCTCGGTGCTGACTCCTTGGGCGGCGCTCTCGTCGATGAGATGAGCCATGGCGGCCAGGTGGGTGGCGATCGTCGCGTCGTCCCCCGGGAAGACGCCCGCGTCGATCTGCTCGGCGTAGCCGGCGAGCCATCCGGTGGTGGTGGAGATGCCGCCTTCCAGGACGGGAGTGAGTGCGGTCGCGGAGACGCCGGCCGACTGGAGGAGTGCGCCGGCGTGCAGGAAGGCGTTCAGGATGTTCCACATCATGGTCAGCACGGCGACGTCGTGGAGCGCGGCGAGGCCGGGGCGTTCGCCGAGGAACGTGGGGGCGGCCAGCCTTCGCAGCACGCGCTCGTGCCGGTCGAAGGCGTCCTTGTCGCCGGAGTAGAGGATGGCGGCCTCATCGGTGCCGATGCCGTCGGGGGCGGCCAGGACCGCCCCGTCGAGATAGGCGATCCCGTGCTGGGCGGCCCAGGCGGAGATGTCGTCGGCCTCGCTCGACGACCCGGACGTCAGGTTGACGAGCGTGCGTCCCCGCAGCTCGGCGGCGCGTGGTTCGACGAGCTCACGGACGGCGTTGTTGTCGGTGATGCAGACGATGACGAGGGAGCCGGCCGCGATCGCTTCGCCGGCCGAGCCCGCCCGGCGGGCACCGCGGCCGATCAGGTCCGCGCCCTTGTCGGCAGAGCGGTTCCACACCGTCGTCGGGTGCCCCGTGGCCAGGAGCGTGCCGGCCAGGGCGTGTCCCATCAGCCCGAGGCCGAGAAGGGTCACCGATGCGGGCTCATCGGATCGTGCGTGATCGTGTTCTGAACTGGTCATGCCGATATCCTCAACGTTGATACCGGTATGAAGGTCAAGAGGCGCCGGGAGGTCTCTGCATGCTGATCGGTGAGTTGAGCCGACGGACCGACGTGCCGGCGCATCAACTGCGCTACTACGAAGCCCAGGGGCTGCTGGCTCCGGAACGATCCGCCAACGGATACCGGGACTACGGGGAAGAGTCGGTGACGACGGTCACCCAGATCCGCAAGCTGCTGGAGGCCGGGCTCTCGACCGAGGACATCGCCTTCCTGCAACCCTGCGTCCAGGGTGTGGCGCCGGACCTCGAACCGTGTGCGGAGCTCCTGACCGCACTCCGCCGGCGCCGGAGCAGGCTCGACCGCCAGATCGACACCTTGAGCCGGTCCCGAGAAGCGCTCGACGCCTACATCCAGGTCACCGAACAGAACACCGACCCGCTCGTCTCGTCGACGTGCGCCACCGACCCGCTGGCATCATCGACGTGCGCCACCGACCCGCTCGTCTCGTCGACGTGCGCCACCGGGTGATCCCTGCTCCAACGCCACGCGCGGAGTAACTTCAGCGCCACACTAGGAGCCAGGGGGACGCGACCCGCCTCCGTATCGTGATCCCCACGTCGACGACGCCCGGGCCCGCGATGGCCGGCCATCTCGCGGGCGCCGGTTCGGCCGCGGTCATGTGGAGCCCTCGGACCCTCCGGTCGTGCTGTGGCCCGTCTCCTCCGCCCATCGTCGACTCCAGGCGTTCAGCGGGCTCAGCGCCTCGACGAGGTCCCGCCCGAGCGGGGTGGGGTGGTAGCTGTCCGCCCGCAGGGTGACCAGGCAGGTGGCGGTCAGCTCGTTGAGCCTGGTGGTAAGCACGCTGGAGGATATGCGCTCGCATCGGCGCTGTAGTTCCCGGAAGCCGGCCGGGGTTCGGCTCGGTTCCCACAGGACGCGCAGCGTCCAGCGTCGTCCGAGCAGGTCGAGTGCGGCCATGACCGGCCGACCCGACTCGGACCCCCGTACCGGCATACCCGGCCGTGGCGCCCTGGCTTCCATGTTCGCTCCTTGCGCTTCGGTTATCGAAGCATCATAGTGGTTCGAAAACCGAAGCAGGAGGCACGCCATGCCGCGCATCGAACCACTCGCTCCCCCGTACCCCGCCGCCGTCGACCAGGCGCTCCGCCGGTGGATGCCGCCCCACGTGCCCTACGAGCCGCTCGCGCTGTTCCGCGTGCTGCACCGCAACCCGGAACTGGCCTCGCGCATGTTCTCCCTGGGCGCCGGGCTGCTGGGCCATGGGCTCCTCTCGGACCTCGACCGCGAGATCGTCATCGCCCGCGTGACCGCGCGCGCCGGCTGTGCGTACGAATGGGGCGTGCACGCCGCGACCCTCGCCCGGCAGGCCGGACTCAGCCCGGAACAGCTCCGCGCGACCACCGAGACCGATGCGGCGGGCGGTGCCGCGTGGTCGCCGCGCCAGGCGGCGCTGCTCGACGCGGTCGACGAACTGCACGACACGGCCCATCTCTCGCAGCCCGCCTGGGACGCCCTGCGCGTGCACTACGAGGACGCTGAGCTGCTCGAACTCCTCGTACTGATCGGCTGGTACCGGACCATCAGCTATCTGGCCAACGGGCTCCTCCTGGAGGAGGAGACCTGGGCCGCTCGATTCCCGACGCGGTGACCGCACCCCGCACGTGCCCGGCCGAGTTCCCGCCGAGGTCCGGCCGTGGCGGAGGTGCGCGGTGGTGTCCACTACGCTGCCGACCGAGAAGCCGAACCCCGAGGAGCGAACGTGGCGCGTATCGGCATCACCGGGCACTCGAACCTGTCCGCCGACAGTGTGCCGAGCGTGCGGCGCGCCCTGGCGGACGCGCTCGTCCCCGGGGATGACCCACCGGCATCACCGGTGAACTCCCGGTCGAGGGCGAGTGCATCATCATCTTCCTGATGTTCGTCGGCCGTATCGGCCCCATCACCCTGGCCTCGGCCTCGGCCCTGCGCCGACGCCCGCGCCGCTACGAACTGCCCCAGGAGCGCCCCATCGTCGGTTGACGCCCGTCCGGACACCCGAAGGGCCGACCCCGGGGCGGGCCTGAGCGCGGACGGGTGCCCGACGCGGACGCACACGTATGCGCCGCGGATCCCGACACATGGCCCCCGGGGCCGGCCGCGGACGAGGATGCGGGTATGGACAACGCACCAGTACTCGTCATCGGAGCGACCGGCAAGACCGGCCGCAAGGTCACCGCCCGGCTCCGGGAGCAGGGCATCGAGGTCAGGGCCGCGTCGCGGTCGGGTGAGACCCGGTTCGACTGGGCCGACCAGAGCACGTGGAAGCCGGCGCTGGAAGGCGTCGAGCGGATGTACGTCGTCCCCCTGGACGCTCCGCCCTCACGCACACCGGAGCTGGTCCAGGCGGCCGAGGCCGCGGGAGTGCGCCGTCTGGTGCTGCTGAGCGCACGCGGCGTGGACGTCCCCGACTACTTCGGCACCGACACCACCGCCAGCGGCCTGCACCTGGCGGGCGAGCGCGCGGTGCGGGAGTCCGGCCTGGAATGGACGATCCTGCGGCCGAGCTGGTTCGCCCAGAACTTCACCGAGGGGGACTTCCGGGACGCCATCGTGGCGGGTGAGCTGGCGCTGCCCGCCGGGGACGGCCGGGCGGCCTTCGTGGACACCGAGGACATCGCGGCCGTGGCGGTGGCCGCGCTCACCGAGGACGGCCACGCGGGACAGGTCTACGAGCTGACCGGTCCGCGTGCGGTCGGCCTGGTCGAGCTGCTGGACGAGATCGGCCGGGCCGCCGGGATCGGGACGCGCTACGTCCCCGTGGGCGAGACCGAGTTCCAGGAGGCGCTGGTCGCGGAGGGCGTCTCCCCGGCGGAGGCCAAGCTGTGGTCCGACGCCCTGCACGCGATCCGCACGAGTGGGGACGCGGTGGTCGCCGACGGTGTGCGCCGAGCCCTGGGCCGGGAGCCGCGCGACGTCGCCGACGTCGTCCGCGACGAGGCCGCCCGGGGCGCCTGGCAGGGGTGATCCGGTCGGTGCCCGGTGCCCGGTGCCCGGTGCCCGGTGCCCGGTGCCCGGTGCCCGGTGCCCGGTGCCCGGCGTTCGGGAACACGGGGTGCCGTGGCGTCGGCCCGCACCGCTTCCGGCCCGGTCGATCGGCTCGGTGCCCGTGGGGACGGGACACCGCGCAGGCCCGTACCGCTCTCGCCCGCACAGTTCTCGGCCCGGCCGGACTCACCCGGCCGGGCCCGCGACCTCCACCCGCGGGGCCCGGAGGTCGTCGGGCTCCACGGCGGTGAGCCCTCGACGGAAGGCGGTCGGGCTCACCCCGCGCACCCGCTTGAAGGCCGCGCTGAAGCCGAAGGCGTCGGCGTAGCCGACCCGCCGGGCGACGGCCGCGACGGTGAGCTCCGGCCGGGCGAGCAGGTCGGCGGCCAGGGTCATCCGCCACTCCGTGAGATAGGAGACCGGGCCCTCGCCGACCAGCTCGGTGAACCGCTTGGCCAGGGTCGTGCGCGAGACCCCCGCCCGGGCCGCCAGCGTCACCGTGGTCCAGGGCTCGGCCGGTTCCTCGTGCAGGGCCCGCAGGGCCGGGCCGACCACGTCGTCGCCCAGCGCCGCGTACCACCCGGGCCGCTCGGCCTCGGGCCGGTCGAACCAGTCGCGCAGCGAGCACACCAGCAGCCAGTCCAACAGCCGGTCCAGGACGATCTGGCGCCCCGGACCGGCGGTGGCGATCTGCGACTCCAGGTAGTCGCGCAACGGGGCGCAGTCGCCGTTGTCGGGGACCACTAGCACCGGTGGAAGGACGCGCAGGAGGTGGTGCGGGACCTCCGCGCGCACGTCATAGGAGCCCGCCAGCAGCACGGTGTCGCAGGCCAGCTCTCCGGGATCCCGGTGAGCGGACGGCGCGAACGCCCCGCCGCCGGCCTCCCGCGGCGGGACCGGCACGGGCGCGGTCGGATCGTCGGTGAAGGCGAACGGCTCCGGTCCGCGCACGATCGCCACCTCTCCCGTCGAGACCCGCCGGGGGGCTCCGGTCGACGGCACGATCCAGCCCTCGCCCCGCAGCAGCGTGCAGAGCGTGAGGTAGGGGGCGTCGGTGAACCGGAGTGACCAGGGCGGTCGCAGGACCGACTTCCCGAACACCGACCCGCGTCCCCGGACTCCGCTCAGCAGTGTGTCGACCACGTCCATGCCGTCACTGTAGGCGGGACCGTTTCCCGGCCAGCCCTCGGAGGAAGCCGCACCATTCGGCCGACGAGAACGACAGGTGGCCGGCCGCGCGGTGGCGGGTGTCGCGGACGTCCGCGCCGTCGGGTTTCTCCCGGATCTCGACACAGTCGTTGCTGCCACCGCTGTACGTCGACTTGTGCCATTCAGCAGACATCGCTATTCCATCCTCTTCATCTCTTCGTGGATCGCCAGCAGTGACGATTCCGGATCCAGAGCCACGCCCTGGAGGGCGGCGAACAGCATGCGACGTCGTGCCACGGATGTCGAATTCGTGAGAACGCGTCCCTCTTCCGCGCTTTCCACATAGGCGATGTCGGGGTCATCGCGCATGGTGAGAACTCGAAACGACCCGGAGTTTCCAGGATGCTTCGGATGGTCGGTCGGAACGACCTGGAGCGTGAGCCGTTCCCGTTCGGCCAGGGCGGCGATGTGCGCCAGTTGTTCACGCGTGGCGTGCGGACCACCGTATCTGCGGCTCAGCAACGACCGGTCGATGACCAGCCACAGCATCGGGTGCAGGGACTCGTCCATGTGGCGGGCGCGGTCCATGCGTTCGCGCACGCGTGCGGAGATCTCGTCCGGCGGAAGCCAGGGGAGCGCCGACCGGATGAGCGCGCGGGCGCAGCCCTCGGTCTGAAGATAACTCGGAAAGGCCAGTGCCTGGTATTCGTACACCGCTTCCGCTTCTTGTACGGCGGTGGCGATCTCGTCCAGCCAGGCCGGCCGTCTGCCGCCGGTGAGATCCTCCCATAAACGCTCCAGTTGACCGAATCCAATGGTCCCGTCCAACGCCGAACGCAACTGCGCCGAGGGGTTGGCCTTTCCTCGCTCGATGTCCGAGATCTGGGATTTACTGCTGTTGACGCGGCGTGCCAGTGCCGTCTGTGTCAGGGACACCTCGTTGCGGAGACGCTGCACTTCCCGCCCGTAGCGAAGGAGCGCTTGCTTGTGAGGGGGCATAGGTCTAGCACAGCACACGGCACCACTTCCGTGGAGCTATTCCGGAAGATTCCGGCGACTCCGGAAGGTATCCGAAGCGCTACCGAACGTCTTCCCCCGAGGTCGCCCCGGCGGGATCGTGGAGACCACGGGTGCGGACCCGATGTCCGCCGCCGTGCACAGTCGTGGCCCTGACGCCGACCGGGAGCAGCCGTGGACACTCGACCCGCCCTGTCCGTGACCATCAGCCTCGCCGAGGCCAGACTCCGGCGTCCGGGATCGTCCGGCGATCTCGAACCGGTCCTGCCCGAGGGCGGGCGGCCGATGGCCCTGGAGCTGACCGTGCCCGGGCTGCCGTCCCAGGCCCGGGCGGTCCGGCGCTACCTGCACGACCTCACCGCGGCACAGGCGGTGCCGGGCGAGCAGGCGGTGTGGCTGGGCTCCGAGTTGTTCGCGAACGCCGTGCTGCACAGCCGTAGCGGTGACCCGGGTGGGAAGGTCACGGTCGGTGTGTACGAGTGGCCCGACCGGATCCGGGTGCGGATCGTCGACGACGGCCCCCGGCCGGAGTCGCCCGGCGGTCCGCGCGTGCGGCCCCTCGACCTGGACGAGCCCGGCGGCCTCGGCCTGCGCGTGGTGTCGACCGAGGCCGCGCGCTGGGGTGTGGACCACCCCGCCGACGGTCGCACCGGCGTGTGGTTCGACCTCGACCTCCCCGGCCCGCCCCGCGTCGGCCGGTGACCGGTGCGCTCCCGAGCACCCGCGACATCCCAGGGGGACCCCGGCCCCCACCACCTCTAGGAAAGGACCCTCACGTGCTCCCGAACCCCGACTCTCCCGCGTACCACGGCTTCCCCATTGAGGACGAGGACGACCTGCTGACGTCGCCGGAGGTGGCCGCCCTCTTCCGGGTCGACGTCAAGACCGTCTCCAGGTGGGCGGTGCAGGGCCGTCTGCCCAGCTTCCGGACCCCCGGCGGACACCGCCGCTTCCCCTCGGGCGAGGTCCACGCCCTGCTCGCCCGCAGCCGCACCCCGGTCCGGGGCTGACCGGCTCCCTCGTGCGCCCGGTCGCGGAAAGCCGCCGACCGGGTGCCGGTCGCCCTGAACACCCGGCCGGGTATCGACCACCCCGGGGTACCCGGCCGGGCGATGGCCACGCCGGAACGCGCGGCCCGGCCTCCGCCGCCCGGACTGTTCGGCCGGGCGTCCGCCGCCCCGGCCCGTTCGGCGGGGCGCCGCGCGGAGCCCGCGCGGCCGACGGCGATGCCTTCGGGCGGCCCGTGCGGCCGAGGGGCGGCGGTGTAGGTTACTTACCAGTAGTGGCCGCCGTCACCGCCCCCGAAGGAGCCGCATGCCCACCCTTGAACGCCACGACGACGTCTTCGTCCTCGATCTCGGCGGCGGCGAGAACCGCCTGCACCCCGACTGGCTCACCGAGGTCGGCGCCGCCCTGGACACGGTGGAGAAGGCCGAGGGCCCGCGCGCCCTGGTGACCACCGCGACCGGCAAGATCTACTCCAACGGCCTGGACCTCGACTGGCTGTTCGCCCACCCCGAGCAGCACCCGGACTACGTCGCGAGGGTCCAGGACCTCCTGGCGCGGATGCTCTCCCTGCCGGTCTTCACGGTGGCCGCCGTCCAGGGCCACGCCTTCGCCGCCGGGGCGATGCTCTCCCTGGCCCACGACGTCCGCGTCATGCGCGCCGACCGCGGCTTCTGGTGCCTGCCCGAGGCCGACATCAACATCCCGTTCACGCCGGGGATGTCCGCGCTCATCCAGGCCCGCCTCACGCCGCAGACCGCGCACGTGGCCATGACCACCGCCCGCCGCTACGGCGGACACGACGCGCTCGCCGCCGGCATCGTCGACCTGGCCGTACCCGAGGGCGAGGTGCGCCCGACCGCGGTGGAGCTCGCCGGCGCGCAGGCGGCCAAGGCGGCGCACCCGACCCTGGGGACGATCAAGACCCGTCTGTACGGTCCGGTCCTGGACTCGCTGAGGGAGCACGACGGCCGGATCGGCTGATCCCGGGGCGTGCGCGGCGCGGACCCGTTCCGCGCCCGGCGACCGCCCCCGCGGTCACAGGTCCTCGCCGTGCACGGACCCGGGGGTGCCGCCGGTGGTCGCGTAGCCGCCCGCGTGGCTCAGGTCCTGCCACTCCTCCCAGGAGAGCTGCCAGTAGCCCCAGCCGTTGTTCCACTCGACCTCGCGGTCGGTGCCGGTGGTCTCCAGCACGTCGCCCATGGCGGTGTTCTCGAACAGCCACCTGGCGTCGTCCAGCCGCAGGTTGGTGCAGCCGTTGGACGTGTTCGCGCTGCCGATGTTGGAGTTGCCGGACGCCTCGTGCAGGTACTCGCCGGAGTTCGTGACACGGATCCCGAACTGCACCGTGGTGTTGTACTCGGGCAGGTTGTCCGGCTTGTCGGTGGTGGAGGAGTCCATCTCGACCGTCTCCTCGCGCTCCATCAGGGCGTGCACGCCACTGGTCGTGGTGTTGAAGTGCTCGCTGGCGAGCCCGTTGCTGACCGGGATGACGCGCTCCTCCTCCCCGTCGGTGGTCACGACGATCTCGTGGTCGGGCACGTGCATCGTCAGGATCCGCTCGGCCCCGATCTCGAAGTCGAGGCTGTAGTTGCGGACGCCGAACACGCCGTCGGCGGCCTCCACGCCCGCCAGGTGCATGTCGACGCGGACGTTCTGGTGCGGCTCCCAGTAGTCCTGGGGCCGGAAGACCGCCGTCCGGTCGTCCTCCAGCCACCCCCACGCGCCCTCGACGCCCTGGTCGGAGACGACCTCCAGAGCGTTCTCGACCGCGGCCTTGTCGGTCACCGGCAGGTCGAACCCGACCACGATCGGCATGCCCACGCCGACCGTCTCGCCACTCATCGGGGAGTTGTGCGTCAGGTCCAGGCGCTGACCGGCGACGGCGGGAGCGGTTGTGAACTCGGCGACCTCCTCGGCCTGCGCGCCGGCCTCGTCCTCGACGGTGGCGGTCACGACGATCTCCGCGCCGGGCCGCAGCGCCCAGTCGGAGACCCACTCCGTGCCGTCCTCGTCCAGCGTTCCGGTCACGTCGTAGAGGCCGGAGTCGTCCTCCTCGCCCTCCACCATGCTCGCCTCGTCGACCACGACCTGGTCCACGCGCACGTCGGTGATGGTGCCGCCCTCGGCACTGACCCGGACGGGGGTGTTCGGCGCGACCTCGTCGGAACCGGGGGTGATGGTCACCTCGACCGCGTCCGAGCCCGCGTCGGTGGTCGACGGCTCGGGGTCGGAGGTGCAGGCGGTCGCCGCCAGAGCGAGTACCGCCGCCACGGCACCGAGCCGACGGGCTCCCGCCGCGTGGATCCTGGCCATCACGTGTCTACCCCCTGCTGTGCGCGAAACCTCTCCACAGTGGGACGCGCGAGGGCGCGAAAGGTTCGGGCGCGGCACGGAACGGTATGGATCGGTGACCCCGGCGGGGCCCGCTCGGCGGGCGGTCCGGGCGGTCGGTCCCGGTGGGCGGATCGGGCCGACCGCCTCCGCGGCTACTCCTCGGCGGGCCGGTCCGGCTCGGCGGGGACGTGGCCCTGGATCTGGCTCAGCAGGTCGGTGGAGCCGCGCAGCGTGCGCATGAGCCGGTCGACGGTCATCAGGGCCAGGCCCTGCTCCGGGTCCCCGAGGACGAGCAGCTTGTCACCCGGGGCGATACCGAGGTCCCGTCTGGCCTGGGCGGGGATGACGATCTGGCCGCGCTCGCTGACGGTCACGGATCCGTAGAAGCCGCGGCCGCCGGGGCCGTACTGGGCCTCGCTCTCTCCAGCGGCCATGCCGCCACCGTCCCCTCTGTGCTCCGAGTCCGCTGCGGCGGACGATCGGCACAGCGTACCAAGCGGATCTGTCCGTATCCGGCCAGGACGTGCATACATGATTTACATGAAATAACATGTAGCCACCGGTCGGTCGACGACGGACCGGCGCCTCAGGACCCCAGCCGAGAGGACCGACCCGTGATGTCGACGACGCCCGCACGGCGAGCGCTCGCCCCCGACCTGGCGCGAGGGGCCATGCTGCTGGCCATCGCCTGCGCGCACGCGCCGCTGTTCGTCCTGGCGGTGGACCACGGTCCAGCGCTCGCCCACGACGCGGCCCTGGCGGTGCACCAGCTGTTCGTGGGCAACCACGCGCGCCCGTTGTTCGCCTTCCTCCTCGGCTACGCGCTGGTGCAGATGCTGGACCGGCGCACGGCCAGGGGAGCGGACCCGGTCGAGGTCCGCCGGTCACTGCGCCGCCGGGGCTGGTGGCTGGTGGTGTTCGGCGCGGTCCACACCCTTCTGGTGCCGATCGACATCCTGGCCGTCTACGGAATCGTGTCGGTCCTGGTCGTGGGGCTGCTGCGGGCCAGGAACACGACCCTGCTCGTGGTCGGCGCCCTGCTGCTGGTGCCGGGCACCCTCTCGGTCGGTTACGGCATGTGGCTGCCGATGTCCCAGGGACTGACCCCCTTCGACGCGGGCAACGTCGGGATGGGCACGGGCGACCCGCTCGGCCTGCTCCTGCAACGGATCCAGGCCTGGCCGTTCGCCCTGGTCTTCGCCTCGGTCTCGGTCGTCCCGCCGGTCGTCTTCGGGATGTGGGCGGCCCGGCACCGCATCCTGGACGAACCGGAGCGGCACCGCGCCTTCCTGATCCGGACGGCCGTCCTGACGACGGCGGTCTCGGCCGTGGGCGCGCTTCCGGCGATCCTGGTCCTGACCGGGGCCTGGGACGCTCCGGGCACGGCCGCGTTGTGGACGGCCGCGCTGGCCCAGCCCTTCACCGGGTACTTCGGCGCCATGGGCATGGCCGCGCTGGTCGCCCTCGTCGCGATCCGGGTCGCACGCGGCCCGGGGCGGATGACGGCGGCCGTGATCGCGCTCGGCCGCCGGTCGCTGACCTTCTACCTGGTGCAGACGCCGGTCTTCATCGCCCTCTTCCACCCCTGGGGGCTCGGTCTGTACGACGACGTCGGGCTCGCCGGGTCGTTCGGTGTCGCCGCGCTGGTCTGGCTCGGCTCCCTCGTGGCCGCCGACCTCATGGAACGCCGTGGGCACCGGGGCCCGGCCGAGACCCTGCTGCGGCGCCTGACGGCCCGCGGAGCGCGTCCGGCCGGTGCCGGGGGAGCGCCTTCGGGCGGACCGGCCGAGCCGGGTGGAACGGGTGCCTCCCCGGGCGGCGCGACCAGGGACGATGCCGAGGGTTCCTCTCCGGGTGGCCCGGCCGAAACGGGTGGAACGGGTGCCTCCCAAGGTGGTCGGACACGGTCGGGTGAAACGGGGTCCTCCCCGGGGGCCTGACCGGGCCGGCGACGAGAGGTCTCCCCCGGGCCGCACTGCCGGTTTCGACGCCGACGCCGACGCCCTGCCCGAACAGTGGGGCGGCTGAGGTCCGGGCACACGTCGGGCCCGCCCCCGTCCGAGGGCGGGCCCGTACGCCGGCGTGGGCGTCGGCTCAGCGGGCCCGGACCACGAGCGTCTCCGCGACCATGTCGCCCACCCGCTGTCGGCGCGTGGAGGCCAGGACGACCACCAAACCGACCAGACCGGCGAGGATCCCGTCGACGATGAAGAGGAGCACCCGCACGAAGTGCCGGATCCCCGACACCCGGCTGCCGTCCTCGCGCACGATTCTGATCCCCATCAGCATCATGCCGAGCGTCTGCCCCTTCGCGCTCATGATCGGCACCAGCACCCAGTAGGCCAGGAAGATGGCGACCGTCAGGACCGTGAACACCGTGTAGGCGAGTGCGGCCAGCCAGGGTTGGTCGAGTGAGCCGTCCGGCGTCGCCGCCAGCGGGATGAACACCGCGTAGGCGAGGGCGGCGCCGATACCGGAGACCACGGAGTCGAAGAGGTACTGCGCGATCCGGCGCCAGACGACGTTGGTGTCGCCCGGCTCGGCCGACCGCCCGGTGGCCGCGGACGGCGCCGGCGGTGGGACCGGTGCCGCCGCGCCCTCCCAACCCGTGGGCGTCCCGTGCTCGCGTCCGGTGGGCGCCTCGCTCTCCTGCCAG
This region includes:
- a CDS encoding BldC family transcriptional regulator encodes the protein MLPNPDSPAYHGFPIEDEDDLLTSPEVAALFRVDVKTVSRWAVQGRLPSFRTPGGHRRFPSGEVHALLARSRTPVRG
- a CDS encoding PPOX class F420-dependent oxidoreductase, encoding MSRDHDLRELLAAGSIGVLATLRSDGRPQLSPVQPSYDRARDVILISTRDGLAKTHNLRRDPRAALEVTSGDGLAWATAEGVATLHGPGTAPDDPAVEALVDYYRTAAGEHPDWDEYRQVMVADRRVLIELHIGHVYGDSIA
- a CDS encoding AraC family transcriptional regulator translates to MDVVDTLLSGVRGRGSVFGKSVLRPPWSLRFTDAPYLTLCTLLRGEGWIVPSTGAPRRVSTGEVAIVRGPEPFAFTDDPTAPVPVPPREAGGGAFAPSAHRDPGELACDTVLLAGSYDVRAEVPHHLLRVLPPVLVVPDNGDCAPLRDYLESQIATAGPGRQIVLDRLLDWLLVCSLRDWFDRPEAERPGWYAALGDDVVGPALRALHEEPAEPWTTVTLAARAGVSRTTLAKRFTELVGEGPVSYLTEWRMTLAADLLARPELTVAAVARRVGYADAFGFSAAFKRVRGVSPTAFRRGLTAVEPDDLRAPRVEVAGPAG
- a CDS encoding DUF397 domain-containing protein, coding for MSAEWHKSTYSGGSNDCVEIREKPDGADVRDTRHRAAGHLSFSSAEWCGFLRGLAGKRSRLQ
- a CDS encoding NAD(P)-dependent oxidoreductase codes for the protein MTSSEHDHARSDEPASVTLLGLGLMGHALAGTLLATGHPTTVWNRSADKGADLIGRGARRAGSAGEAIAAGSLVIVCITDNNAVRELVEPRAAELRGRTLVNLTSGSSSEADDISAWAAQHGIAYLDGAVLAAPDGIGTDEAAILYSGDKDAFDRHERVLRRLAAPTFLGERPGLAALHDVAVLTMMWNILNAFLHAGALLQSAGVSATALTPVLEGGISTTTGWLAGYAEQIDAGVFPGDDATIATHLAAMAHLIDESAAQGVSTELPRQIKAVADRAVAEGLGQSGYAAMISRFRSPE
- a CDS encoding enoyl-CoA hydratase-related protein, producing MPTLERHDDVFVLDLGGGENRLHPDWLTEVGAALDTVEKAEGPRALVTTATGKIYSNGLDLDWLFAHPEQHPDYVARVQDLLARMLSLPVFTVAAVQGHAFAAGAMLSLAHDVRVMRADRGFWCLPEADINIPFTPGMSALIQARLTPQTAHVAMTTARRYGGHDALAAGIVDLAVPEGEVRPTAVELAGAQAAKAAHPTLGTIKTRLYGPVLDSLREHDGRIG
- a CDS encoding helix-turn-helix transcriptional regulator, whose translation is MPPHKQALLRYGREVQRLRNEVSLTQTALARRVNSSKSQISDIERGKANPSAQLRSALDGTIGFGQLERLWEDLTGGRRPAWLDEIATAVQEAEAVYEYQALAFPSYLQTEGCARALIRSALPWLPPDEISARVRERMDRARHMDESLHPMLWLVIDRSLLSRRYGGPHATREQLAHIAALAERERLTLQVVPTDHPKHPGNSGSFRVLTMRDDPDIAYVESAEEGRVLTNSTSVARRRMLFAALQGVALDPESSLLAIHEEMKRME
- a CDS encoding NAD(P)H-binding protein, with protein sequence MDNAPVLVIGATGKTGRKVTARLREQGIEVRAASRSGETRFDWADQSTWKPALEGVERMYVVPLDAPPSRTPELVQAAEAAGVRRLVLLSARGVDVPDYFGTDTTASGLHLAGERAVRESGLEWTILRPSWFAQNFTEGDFRDAIVAGELALPAGDGRAAFVDTEDIAAVAVAALTEDGHAGQVYELTGPRAVGLVELLDEIGRAAGIGTRYVPVGETEFQEALVAEGVSPAEAKLWSDALHAIRTSGDAVVADGVRRALGREPRDVADVVRDEAARGAWQG
- a CDS encoding MerR family transcriptional regulator; translated protein: MLIGELSRRTDVPAHQLRYYEAQGLLAPERSANGYRDYGEESVTTVTQIRKLLEAGLSTEDIAFLQPCVQGVAPDLEPCAELLTALRRRRSRLDRQIDTLSRSREALDAYIQVTEQNTDPLVSSTCATDPLASSTCATDPLVSSTCATG
- a CDS encoding carboxymuconolactone decarboxylase family protein; the protein is MPRIEPLAPPYPAAVDQALRRWMPPHVPYEPLALFRVLHRNPELASRMFSLGAGLLGHGLLSDLDREIVIARVTARAGCAYEWGVHAATLARQAGLSPEQLRATTETDAAGGAAWSPRQAALLDAVDELHDTAHLSQPAWDALRVHYEDAELLELLVLIGWYRTISYLANGLLLEEETWAARFPTR
- a CDS encoding helix-turn-helix domain-containing protein translates to MEARAPRPGMPVRGSESGRPVMAALDLLGRRWTLRVLWEPSRTPAGFRELQRRCERISSSVLTTRLNELTATCLVTLRADSYHPTPLGRDLVEALSPLNAWSRRWAEETGHSTTGGSEGST
- a CDS encoding ATP-binding protein — its product is MDTRPALSVTISLAEARLRRPGSSGDLEPVLPEGGRPMALELTVPGLPSQARAVRRYLHDLTAAQAVPGEQAVWLGSELFANAVLHSRSGDPGGKVTVGVYEWPDRIRVRIVDDGPRPESPGGPRVRPLDLDEPGGLGLRVVSTEAARWGVDHPADGRTGVWFDLDLPGPPRVGR
- a CDS encoding Ig-like domain-containing protein, with product MMARIHAAGARRLGAVAAVLALAATACTSDPEPSTTDAGSDAVEVTITPGSDEVAPNTPVRVSAEGGTITDVRVDQVVVDEASMVEGEEDDSGLYDVTGTLDEDGTEWVSDWALRPGAEIVVTATVEDEAGAQAEEVAEFTTAPAVAGQRLDLTHNSPMSGETVGVGMPIVVGFDLPVTDKAAVENALEVVSDQGVEGAWGWLEDDRTAVFRPQDYWEPHQNVRVDMHLAGVEAADGVFGVRNYSLDFEIGAERILTMHVPDHEIVVTTDGEEERVIPVSNGLASEHFNTTTSGVHALMEREETVEMDSSTTDKPDNLPEYNTTVQFGIRVTNSGEYLHEASGNSNIGSANTSNGCTNLRLDDARWLFENTAMGDVLETTGTDREVEWNNGWGYWQLSWEEWQDLSHAGGYATTGGTPGSVHGEDL